GGTATAACACTAAACGTATAGGAAACCTAAATAGTAGTATTAACTACTTGTAAATGCGGAAGAAAGTTACCTTACGTAATAAGTCTACTATGTATACAACCAAAATGACAGCATATTATAATACTAACagttattataatagttaataCGCTTTCTAGATAAGGAAATTTGTATCGCACCGCAACTAAAGACGGCATTTATACCTCAATTACATGGAAAACTGTCGCACTTGAcgcatttaataataattgcttttaatgctagccacaaacggtcaattattcgcacgtttctgtagcacccacgaatTATTGATCGTGTTGGTCACTACGTACTGCGACTTGTAGAACATGCCGCGtaggtactgccgtttgcttttcagaaacgtgagaataattgaccgtcaatggcgaccttaagcTTCAACAATAGGGAAACTACGggttcattttcatttacaagagCGGCAAattctaccgacgaccgcagtcgactgcagtcgtcggtagtaGCTGTAAATGAACACTTTTTTGGGGCGTTTGCACACGACGACATcctactattaatattatgaacatgaaagtttgtatggatgtttgtgtGATGTGAAtgtaacgccgcaactactgaaccgatttggctgaaatttggaataaaaatatactctGAATGAacactacttttcatctcggaaaaatccatggttcccgagggatttgtaaaaaactaaattctacgcggaataagtcgcgggcgtccgatagtctGACATAAAACGCGACAATcccaaatacattttttttactagcggacccggtcaagctttgacATATTATGTGCACTTACTTCTTTTCTACCCCTACCCATGTCATGTCTAAACATATACAATTACccttaaaataattactaatttttagtAACCTAGTGCACTACAGTGCacacaattatatttttatttctgacattaatattattacaatcacaccATTTAAATGTCTGCAATTATACCGGCCACAGACCGGAACATGCTGCTTGGCGACAGAAATAGAAGTCACACGTCTTGCTTACTTCCCCGTACGATCTATCACAAACATATATGATTcggaacatcgtgcgttaagctgagcaatacaagattttagatgTTAGCggtaacgaaaaaaaatatttttgccttTAGTATCGAAATATcctccaataaaaattttcaaaatatcttcaatgtacagatattgacctgttacagttttattaaaagtatagatagatataagtATAGATGCATCTGACTATAACTGCGACGCACATCTAAAGTATGCAAATATGTAGttgataaaattaagataaGGTTTGAATTAACACGATGTTAATTAGTCACCAGTCAAGAGATTTCAATACGTTTATCAGTAGCAAGATTTAAGAGCACTTCAAGTGgtataattataacaataataccACTAACACTACAGATATTATTATTGAGTAATTTTATTGTCGCGCAAAAGGAATATTTTAGAAAGAAACTAAAACACAATAATACTAGTTTTAGCATACTccgaagtggattacaaaaaataagaaaacaaatgtcGAACTAAGGTTagtattcacaacatttgtcaggacaacctaattaataaatcaaactgtaaccaaaataagaccctatcatggaagagaatgaccttgagtggagtcacgcacttgtgaacgttgtgtgtagggtttaagaCATCTTTAACaattaaccaacactccccttctccactcaagtcactctccctgccttctctaactccccactgtTTACGGAAACatgtcgcgccacctgacgtcatatccatctcaaactactatttcctacactagtataataatttataatttgattaagagtgtttataaaaactgtcgtTCATTTTGCACTTAGGCTATTCACTAtgttaaaatcaattaataaataaatataatgtattgcatgCAGGATCGGGACCAGCGAAGAAGGAGAAAAGACCACAGACGATGTCGTCGCAAGAATACCACCACACTGCCACATCACGATCAAATGCACAAGAGAGGTAAGAGTCAACTTTGCGGTTAATGGCAGgcatccacagatccgcatcatatcggacgtatcgcatgtttgatgcgatacgtccgatatggttttagtattctttgtatagtcATGGTTATAGTTatagtcatacaagtgcgtccactgatccacatcgtacggatcgcatcgaacggatatTTTGTcgacagtaaaattaaaaatccgtttggtACAATGCGTCCgacacgtacgatgcggatttgtGGACGCCTGCAATAAGAGGTAGTCATAAATTAGCTCATAACTGCGATCACAccaatttcgttcgtaacactgccgatggtccgcgcgggccgggcggGGCTGTGCTTCCCTGTGCCCCGCGCGTACGACTTTACACCCGCGCAGGTCCTTTCTTCCGTCGCCCGCAtaatatcatgggagtgtcatcgacGAACTTGCCAAGTATAAGTATACTATATCTAATACAACCAGAATCGGAAATTACGACTAATTCTAGTGGAATGGTGGAAATGTCGAATTCTAGTGGAtcaatactggctgcatttccgcgttggacagcgaGGCTGAAAAAGTTAAAAGAATATTCCTTTATCTCCTAAATTCCTCGCAACCGAATGCGGCACATTCCGCAGACCTCGACCGAGGTACAGCCCCGTGCAACACGACCCTGACCCATTTCCAGATACGAGTAGTTACGTACCCGTTCGTTTTTCCTGATCGCTTATACGAGTAAATCTATGTCCTACTTAACAGATAAAAGAATGAAACAAACTCCCGTATTTCTTTACTGAGTTTACCGGTCGTGATTTTCAATCGTTGTAAAATCATGACATAAATAGAcccattttagaaaaaaatatcgaaataggTTAATTTCtcatttaataattagtttactcgtatgtatgtatggatagTTACACCTTTTATAATTACAGAACGGTTGAAGGGTCGTAATGAAATTTAGCATAGATAAAATCTAAATCTGGAATAGTACACAGTCTACTATAGTAGTATTTCCACGAATGCTGGATCTGCgtaaatgttattataatatgattttttataaaatatacatatcgTTATATcgatttaggtaggtacctacctacgtttcTTAAAAAGGTAGAATTATTTTACGTTCACAGAAAATTAAAACGTCGATATATTAAAAAGCTATGTTcactttttcaaaaataaacgtTTTGAATCTTTtcagaaaagatttttttaatatttagcaGTTGCCAGCCTCCCTTTTCCAGCCAATTCTTAAGTACAGTCCTTACAAACTAGCAACAACAATGACACAGGGTACAGGGTAGGTAATTAATAAAGGGTGCAGTGCATAGGGGATCTGTGATCTATAGAGTACCGTCTGGCCTTGGAAGTATTAATGATCCCTTTTAATCTCACGACATCTTCGCAGCTTTGCTCCTTTTATAAAAAAGCAAAATGAAAGTTCTCTCGTCATCGGCTTCATAAGGCATGATATCAACGTATGCCACGTTGAAATAAAAACCGCGTTCGTCAAACGAAAAACTACTGCTAAAAGGCGACAGttattagtataattatttaGTCTGTCTATCTCATGTTTGTAGTTTTTATTACCCGACTTCAAAATTTCACGTTCGTTAGGTACCCGAAGACAaagatttagaaaatttttgtttgtttttcgcaTTTTGCTTTTTGTATTTACGCGTTACTCCTCAGGGGTACCATAGGGTCCTGGAGAAATCAAGGGAACTTTTCATAATATTGCTCCAAGTTAAATATCTGTGAGACCGACCGCCAGCAACTTTCCTTTATTTCATTGAATGCTTTACTAAAATTGCTCTAACTCCCAAATTACTGCTATCTGACGAGTAAACTAACAAAAATAGAAActatgatttttaaaacatctATGCATTTTTACAGATAATGTCGAATAGATCACGTTTCCATCTTAAGGTTAACACTCTTTAAAGTTCATCGTCACTTATCagatgagatcgtagtcaagcgtTAGCTATGTTGAATACATTGCTTCCGTTTCCTCATGTAAAAAGTGAAACTATCCATTCAAAGCTCATTAAAAAGTACCAGGCAATCATAAAGCACGTGCAGTAATCAACACAGTGTAATTGAAGTGAAACTCTCTAATCTCCGCAGATTGCAGGCTTCAACGGGCTGTCTGAGGCGGTGCGTCGCTTGGATTTCTCCTCCGCCGTCCGCGACGTTCGCAGGTTCAATTACATCTGCGCACTGTTAGAGCTCCTACTAGGAGGACAGAAGTTGACCAACTTGCCGGGAGCAGCGCAGAAACTACTGCTGTCTATGCTAGAACAGCTGGCTGATCAAGGTACTTACTAATGAGTTGGACTttctaaaaaacattttaggtCTTTATTGGCAGTAGTTATCCACtattagttttttgttttgctCATTTCCTTTTCCAATTGGTATcgattactataaaaagatTACATTGTTCGTTTTAATTAGATATCCTTTATTTCCGAACACAATAACGCATTCCTTATTAACGTAAACATCGATTAATTTGCGAATACAAATGTATGTCACTTACCTACTTATTGTAAGGTTGTGCCATAGGTACATATCAAGAGTGACGTCTTGGTGCTTCTATTTGGTTTTTTAGTCTTGTTTATGCTCCAATGGTCGTACATGTTGGCAATATAATCCTAATGTGTGGCATAgtaaactttaaataattattaaaacttttctttcttgtcTAAAAAGCTGCCATAAACTCACCTTCGACTCGCTTCTCCTCTCAGAAAACTCATTGGCTAAAATCCAAGGTTAAGTAAGTACGGCTTGGCGGAATTTACACTACCTTAAGATCATTATTGAGAATTCTCTGGAATATAATAAAGAGATTTCTCTCCCAGAAGAAAATCTAAGTCTGAACCCATCGGGCTATTTCTCCCTATTGAGCTATGTCGCGCTATTGCTTCCTATTAAGGAACATTAAACATTACctatactaattattaaaaGGGTATCCATTATTTACGTGGTTTTAGGTGATTTTCTAGCCTAGATTGTTAATTGCGAAATTTGACTCGAACCTTTAGCatagtatttaattttcatcaagCTTACACAGTTCTCTGTTAAACAATTATTGTCTTAAATTGCCATATGAGATTGAGTGAGATCCTTCTCAATCTCTTGCCTTAACCTTACCTTAATGGACGCTCCCCTTATCAGATTAAATTTTCTTGATCCACAGTTGCACAATCAAAACAGAATTTAAACGCGCTTCGCGCATTATTAGTGGCGTTGACCGCTTTAAGAGAAGCGGAGCGAAGAGCTTGCTGGGGCCGGCCGCTGGGCTCCCGCGCGCTGTGGGGACACCACGACCATGCCATCGCCAGGATCAACCACATCGCTAATAGCATATGTATACAGGAGGTAAGGTAACCCAATACActaggcctcattcgcacgagagttaaaaaagcgataacTCCTCCGTCATCGGACGATATtttctctatttctcttcacgttGTTGCCACAGGACTTCGTCGAAGTGTATTTGAGGTTTGAGGCTTTCTGTTTGTGGTACTGACAAACGCGCTTTTAATGACCGACTCGTTACTATGCCCAGGCTTCCTCTCTCCCATGTGATAAACAGATTCACCCCACTGGTATAATGCAGGTTGGCAGGAACCGACGGCTTCATTGAGCGCGCAATCGCAAATGTATCTGAGGCACCCGACCAAGTATCTTAAAGTGACGGTTTAGTCTTATATTGTAAATGTTGCAACTTCTCATCTACCCTTTTGACTAGATTTTCATGCACGAGAAATTCTTGGAAACGAGGTCTACTGAGATGACAATTGTTAGAAAATTCACAAGTCATTGTGTATTCCGTTTCATAACTTTTGACATGCAAATAACTCTTATAAAAGGGCTCATGTTTTATTGCGGACGGGTGGATGACAGACGTCTGATGGAAGGTAATTTTTAGACATTATTTCTTGGTTGAAAGTACTTATTACAGAGTAATACTTCGTTAGACAATGCAATTTTGattatattaagtaggtatctatagtagaggcaaatatcttagcattctatggattcaccgtgcaggtgccgggtccatcacgtggtagagagaaaaactccgagcagagtcatGGCCTTGTGACTAATGGATTTAatcgtagggttaaggaattccttgacgatcgatcaacactcaaCTTCTCCGATCGTGTTCTACCCTACCTAgctaaatttggtaagatcctattggAGTAGCTTTGAATACTTGTTCTAATATAAAACTACAAAGCTTTggttatgttattattaatgactagcagacgtcgcgcggttttacccgcctggtttccgttaccgtaggaatacggggataaaatatagcctatatagcactcggggatagtgtagcttcccaacagtgaaagaatttttcaaatcggttcattagtttcaaagcctattcaatgcaaacaaacaaacaattaaatctttcctctttataatattagtatagatattttttttgatattgaatttttgattaaatttttcatttggcTTTGATACTGTTCCAGCCCGGTCCAGAAGTAGTGCCTAAACTACACGACTTGCCCGAGGAGTGCATCAGGGAGATTTTGTTAAGGATATCGGATCACAGGGATTTAGACGTAAGTAccttttataatcaattaactaAACGAACTTGCAGTCCTGCTGGTACAATACTAAAAATGTTGTCATCTCGACTGCGGAAGGTATATTGCTGTTGTATTATATTCGGATCCTCTAGTGCTCGGGCGTATTTCCCATAATAGCCCAGTCATATTAGACAAAAAAAGGGGTCAACCTCGGAATGAGAGATAATAAgctataaattggtataaaccTTTGTTTATATACCTGGATATACTTGTCCCTACCCTACGACCTTTTCTATTTATAGCCGGGACAGATGTTCTATTGTATTCAAGGCCACTTTCTCTTTTAAGGGACCACTTTGTATTCGTCAAGATTACTCGTTAGTTTGAAATTGTATCTTCGCAACGACGGACGTACGGTTTTAAGAGCTATGGCTGATTTGTGTTTTATATGTGAAAGAATGAATGGGGCTGGATGCTTGAAAATGGAATCCTGGAGCCCATAAGAACGTTATTACCTCCAGCACCAACCGAactactaaatataatattttgcaattGCAAAAATGGTTGTGGTTCCCGCTGTGGATGCCGAAAATCAGGGCTACTATGTTCTTTAGCTTGTGGCCAGTGCAATGGACAAGCTTGCCTCAACGCTGCACAATATCCAAGTAATCCCGATGAAGAAAACGCGTACGATCCTGAAATTCTGGAGGGTTTGGAGATGAATATGACcgataatgaggatgatgacaaTGAATTCAACGTTTTCGAGCGACAACAAGAAGAAGACGACGAAGAAGATGAAGATAACTAGCTTCTattcacaattttattataattaaaaccaataaaaattcttataatatttaaactgaCATTTCAACAAATGTATAGTATGGCatatttaatgataaataaagataTGCATAAAATAGATCCCCTTATTAtctttttaactgaaaatatatattccagaattaataatatactatagttgaatagttaaatataaataattaagttactgatttttaataaaatatcaacaattaataattagtacataaataatggccattgtttaataattataataatttaataaataatagactttATATAACGTACTGATAACCGTAACTCACGCTTGACCTTGCTTTGGACCATATAT
The DNA window shown above is from Bicyclus anynana chromosome 15, ilBicAnyn1.1, whole genome shotgun sequence and carries:
- the LOC112046270 gene encoding F-box only protein 32 isoform X2, with the protein product MPFISKDWRSPGEEWVKTQEGWEKKKVLECTAQRIGTSEEGEKTTDDVVARIPPHCHITIKCTREIAGFNGLSEAVRRLDFSSAVRDVRRFNYICALLELLLGGQKLTNLPGAAQKLLLSMLEQLADQVAQSKQNLNALRALLVALTALREAERRACWGRPLGSRALWGHHDHAIARINHIANSICIQEPGPEVVPKLHDLPEECIREILLRISDHRDLDSASSAWPLMAALCSEQRVWRELVDFHFTQQQIDSLPKADGKEDWKKVFHQLRKLYGLREDAQYAETLSLCRHCKCLFWRSLGHPCIADQCPEYRERLKEAGGPLPPHPVPPAAFLKFFSL
- the LOC112046270 gene encoding F-box only protein 32 isoform X1, coding for MPFISKDWRSPGEEWVKTQEGWEKKKVLECTAQRYAAISNYNNTDDNQQKWIGTSEEGEKTTDDVVARIPPHCHITIKCTREIAGFNGLSEAVRRLDFSSAVRDVRRFNYICALLELLLGGQKLTNLPGAAQKLLLSMLEQLADQVAQSKQNLNALRALLVALTALREAERRACWGRPLGSRALWGHHDHAIARINHIANSICIQEPGPEVVPKLHDLPEECIREILLRISDHRDLDSASSAWPLMAALCSEQRVWRELVDFHFTQQQIDSLPKADGKEDWKKVFHQLRKLYGLREDAQYAETLSLCRHCKCLFWRSLGHPCIADQCPEYRERLKEAGGPLPPHPVPPAAFLKFFSL